From the genome of Natrinema marinum:
TCACGCGGAGTCGGCGCTAGGGGGTAACTCGACCGCGACGATTTCGTGGCCCGTCTCTCGTCGATGGTGGGTCCCGATCCGCGTCGCTTCCTCGCGGCCGTCGGCCGACCGCTCGAACGAACAGCCGTCACACTGCACGAGGAACCGCTTTGCATCCGTCTGTGCCGACCCCGACTCCGTTGGCCCACTCTTGTTTGCCGCCATGTCACACGCTTCACCGGCATCGGGCTTGAATTATCCTCCAAAGGAATTGGGGTCACGCCGTCTCTGACCCCTCCCAAATACATCGCCTCGAGAGTGTTTCGTTCCGGTGACCGACGGCCGTCGATTCGGAACCGAGCCGTCGGTCGTACGGAGGGAGTACCGAACGAAAGTGGGCGACACTGGCGACCCGTCGACCGGTCGCTCAGTTCGTTCCGGAAACCGTCACCGTCCGCGTATCGCTCGAGTGTGGCGATCGCACCGTCACCGGGAACGTGTCGTCGTTTCTGACGGGGTATGTCTCGTAGCCGAGCGACACCGATGCCGTCTCGCCCGGCGCGAGACTCACGCTCGCGGTGTCGACCACTTCGGGCGTGCTGCCGACGACGAACTCGATCGTGTGCGTCCCTGCGGCATCGCCCGCGTTCTCGACTGCGGCGGTGACGGAGAGCCGCTCGCCACCGGTCACCGGTGCGTTGGTTCCCGTGATCGACACTGCGAACGACGCCGTGCCGGTGTTACCGTCGCCGCCGTCACCGCCATCGGCCCCGTCGTCGCCATCGCTGTCGCGGCCGTAGACGAGCACCGACCGCGAGGCGGAGTCGTCGCCGGTCCGCACGCGCACGGGGAACTCGTCGTCGTTTCGCACGGGATAGGTCCCGTAGCCAAGCGTGACGGTCGTCGACGCGCCCGCACCGACGGTCACCCGCCGACTATCGACGGTCGTCGGATCGTGCCCGACCACGAGTTCGACCTCGCGATCGGCCGGCCCGTCACCCGTATTCGAGAGCGTCGCGGTCACCGTGAGGCGCTGGCCGCCCGTCACCGGCGCGTTCGTCTCGAGGCCGGTCACCGCGAGGTTCCCGTGCTCGCCGGCGTCCTCGGTCCCGACGACGGTCACGTCCGTCTCCGAAGCAGCGTGGCGAGTCTCGACGCGGACGGGGAACGTTTGCGTGTTGCGGACCGTGGCCGTCGTGAACTCGAGTCGCACGGTCGCGGCATTCCCCGCCATTATCTCGATCGTCGTGCCGTCGACGCGGGTGGGATTGTGCCCAACGATTAGTTCGGGGTTCGCCGTGACGAAGCTGTGGTAGGTCGAACTGCCGTGGATCGAGACGTCGGCCTCGACGACGAGTTCTTCGCCCGCGCGGACCGGCGCGTTCGTGCCGGTGATCCCGACGTCGCGGAACGCATCGATCGACGGGCCATCGGTGCGGGCGACCGAGACCCGGCCGTCGTCGCAGACGAGCCACGCCATCATCGGGTAGCCGCCGATAAACCAGATCGCGTTCCCCGCGACCATCGTGTACGTGACCGTCTCCTCCGCCCCAGACATACCGCTCGTATCGACGTACGTCGCGTTTCGTCCTTCCTGCCAGAGCACCCGCTCGAGCGCCCCATCGCCGTCGCTGGCCGTCGCGGTCACCGCGATCTCGTCGCGGGTCGTGATCGTGGTCCCCGGCTCGGGGTCACAGGTGACCGTCCCGCTCGGTGCTGCCGGTGCGGATTCGGCGACGGCGACCCGCCAAGCGACCGACGCTCCGCCGACGGTCGCGACGACCCGGTAGGTTCCGGGGTCGTCGAACTGGGCGTACACGGCCGGGTTCCCAGTTCGATGGGTGTAGCTCCAGAACGGTGCACCGCCGACGATCTCCGCCGCGCCCGCGCCCTCGATACGCCAGTCGGTCGTCGAGGGATCGACGCTCGACGACGCCGCGGCTTCGAACACCACCTGCGCCCCGGGTCGGACGGCCGTCGCGCGATTCGCCGGACAGACGCGATCTAGTCGATCCGTCTGTGCCCCTCCGAGACCCGTCGTCGCGAGCGCCCCCACACCACTGCCCACCGTGGTAACGTAGTCCCGCCGCCGCATGCTATGTCATTCCATATACGGGAGGGAATAGCTATGGAAAAGTTTGCGACACGAACCGGTTCGGCCGAACGAGTGTCCGAGCCGACGGCACGGCGGATCCGGCGAAAGACGGCGGACGAGTCGGGGAGAGCAACGACAGTGACGGCGAGCCCCGACCAGACGTCGAGTCGTCGGCGGGTCCGATCCCCACCGGGCATCTCGAAAGGGTTTTTCGGCGCGGCCGGTTGTGTACGGACAAATGGGGCTCGAGGAGGAGATCGAAGAGATCGAGGAGGAAATCGCCAATACGCCCTACAACAAGTCGACTGAGGCCCACATCGGCCGGCTGAAGTCGAAGCTCGCGGAGAAAAAAGAGAAGCTGGAGAAGCAACAGTCCGGTTCGGGCGGCGGTGGCGGCTACTCCGTCGAGAAACACGGCGATGCGACCGTCGCGCTGGTCGGCTTTCCGAGCGTCGGAAAATCGTCGCTGTTGAACTCGCTGACCAACGCCGAGAGCGAGACCGGCTCCTACGAGTTCACGACGTTGGACGTCAACCCGGGCATGCTCCAGCACCGGGGGGCGAACATCCAGATGCTCGACGTGCCGGGGCTCATCGAGGGCGCGGCGTCGGGGAAAGGCGACGGCCAGCAGGTGCTCGCCGTCGTGCGCAACGCCGACCTGATCGTCTTCGTTCTCTCGGTGTTCGAGATCGACCAGTACGACCGGCTCCAGGAGGAACTCTACGACATCAACATCCGCGTCGATCAGGAGCCCCCGCGGGTGACCGTCCGGCCGAAGATCAAAGACGGCATCAAGATCACCTCGAGCACCGAGCAGGATCTGGACGAACAGACGATCCAGGACGTGCTCCGCGATCAGGGCTATGTCAACGCCGACCTCAACCTGCAGGAGAACGTCACCATCGACCGATTGGTCGACGGGCTAATGGAGAACCGCGAGTACATCCCCTCTATCACCTGCGTCAACAAGGTCGACCTGATCGAGCCCGACTACAAGGAGACGGTCGACGAGCAGTTGCGCGAACGCGACCTCGACCCCGAGGAAGTCACCTTCATCAGTGCCGAGAAAGAGAAGGGCCTCGAGGCCCTCAAGGATCGCATCTGGAACAACCTCGGCATGATCCGGGTCTACATGGACAAACCGGGCCGCGGCATCGACTGGGAGGAGCCACTCGTGATCGAGGAGGGAACCACCGTCGGCGAAGCCATCGAGAAACTCGGCGGGGAGATGGAAGAGCGGTTCCGCTTCGCCCGCGTGACCGGCCCCAGCGCAACCCACGACGAACAGCAGGTGGGGAAAGACCACGTCCTCGAGGACGAGGACGTGCTGAAACTGATTTTACGACGGTAGTCGACTACCGCTCGAGGCGACTCGAGCGGCAGTTTCGAACGATAGAATAGGTGTCAAAACTCGATATTATCATCCAATAATACTGCAATCAATAGCATTATCTGGCCCTTAGTCGATCGACTAGATATGTCTGAGTTCGGAGTTCTTTCGCTCGTGCCCCCGGTGCTCGCGATCGCCCTCGCGATCGCGACCCGCCGGCCGATGCTCTCGTTGTTTCTGGGCATCTGGTCGGGCGCGGTCATCCATACCGGGGGTCTCGGTATCGCACAGACGTTCGACTGGATCGTGGGCGCGATCATCGTCGACGACGGCTTCCACGTCCAGATCCTCGTCTTCACGCTCCTGCTGGGATCGGGCGTCGCGCTCATCTGGCGGCTCGGCGGCGCGATCGCCGTCCGACGGTGGTCGATGAACCGTCTCGAGAGCCAACGCACCGTCGGCGTGACCACGTGGTTGCTGGGGATCGCGATGTTCTTCGACGACTACGCGAACACCGCGATCGTCGGCAGCACGATGCGGGAGATTTCCGACGAGCTGCGCGTCTCCCGCGAGAAGCTCGCGTACATCGTCGACTCGACGGCCGCGCCCGTCGCGACGCTGGGCATCTCGAGCTGGGTCGCGTTTCAGCTGTCGCTGATCGGGAGCGCCTACGAGGACATGGGTGTCGCGAGCGAGGCGCCGACGGCGTTCGCGACGTTCGTCGGGTCGATTCCGTACAACACCTACGCGATACTCGCGATCGTCATGGTCGGCATCGTGGTCTACACCGGGCGGGATTACGGCGAGATGCTTGACGCCGAACACCGCGCTCGGACAACCGGGGCGGTCAACCGCGAGGACGCACAGCCGCTCCAGAAAGTCGAGGACGACCTCGGGAAACCGATCGACGACCGGCCGATGCTTCGGACGTTCTTCGCGCCCGTCGTCGTGCTGATCGCGGTGACGCTGGCCGGCGCGTTCTGGACCGGCTATCGATCGTGGCGCTCGAGTCAAGCTGAAGCGGGTGCGTCGACGTCGCTGGGGGCCGCCGCGAACGATACCGGAATCGCGCAGGTGCTGATCGACGTCGTCGGCGCAGGCGACTTCGCGACGGCACTGATCTGGGGCTCGTTCGCCATGGTCGTCACCGCGGTCGCGATCGGACTCGGCTACGGCCTGTTCGATATCGGCGACGGCGTCGACACCGTCATCGACGGCTTCGGCATCATGCTGACGGCGGTGACGATCCTCGTGCTCGCGTGGACGATCAGTAGCGTCGCGGAGACGCTCGGAACCGGTGAGTACGTCGCAAGTCTGGTCGAACCCTACCTCACGGCGGAGTTGCTCCCCGTGCTCATCCTGTTCGCCGCCGCGTTCGTCGCGTTCACGATGGGGTCGTCGTGGGCGACGATGGGGCTCGTCACCCCCATCGCTATCCGGGTCGCCTACGAGTTCGGAGCCGGATTCGACCTCGTTCCGATCGCCGTCGGGGCCGTCTTCTCCGGCGCGATCTTCGGCGACCACGCCTCGCCGATCTCCGACACGACGGTCCTCTCCGCCACGTTCAGCGGCGCGGACCTGATCGACCACGTGCGCACGCAACTCCCCTACGCCCTGACCGTCTTCCTCGTCGTCGTCGGCTGCTATCTGCTCAACGGCTACCTCGGCGTCCCGCCGATCGTCTTCCTCCCGCTGGGCGTCGTCGCGCTCGTTGGCCTCGTGATCGGTCTCTCGAGGCTCGACGCCGAGCGAAAGGGGATCGAGCCGGTCCCGACCGAGCCGGCCGCCGACCTCGCCGAACGCGACGCCGATTCGCCCGAAGGAAGCGGCTAGACCGCCGCCTTCGCCAATCTTTTGGAGCGCGCAGCCGATCTATCGCGTATGGACGGAACGCTCGACCACACGATGATCCGCGTCGCCGACCTCGAGGAATCGCTCGAGTGGTATCGGACCCACCTCGAGTACGAGGAGAAAGACCGCTACGAGGGCGACGGCTTCACCATCGTCTATCTGGGCCCCGAAGAGATGCACGAGGACGGTGCGATGCTCGAGATCACCCACAACGAGGGCGAGGAACCCGAAGTGGGCGACGCCTGGGGGCACGTTGCGGTCCGCGTTCCCGAGGGCGAACTCGAGGACTACTACCAGCAGTTGATGGATGAGGGCGTCGAGGACTACCGCGACCCCGAGTCCTGTGGCGGCCGGTACGCGTTCGTCAAAGACCCCGACGGCCACGAGATCGAGATCGTCCAGCGCGATCAGGGCGCGCTCTGGTCGCTCGATCACACCATGATCCGCGTCGAAGATGCCGACGCGGCGCTTGGCTTCTGGACCCGCAAGTTCGAGTACGACGAGGTCGGCCGCTGGGAGGCCGACACCTTCGCGAACTACTTCGTCGAACCGAGCGACGCCGCTCCCGAAGCCATGTCCGTCGAACTCACCTACAACTACGACGGGCGCAGCTACGAGATGGGCGACGCCTGGGGTCACCTTTGTGTCCGCATCGACGATCTCCACGAGGACTGGAAGCGACTCATGACCCGGGAAGCGGCGGACTACCGCGACCCCGAGAGCTGCGACGATATGTACGCCTTCACGAAGGATCAGGACGGCCAC
Proteins encoded in this window:
- a CDS encoding Na+/H+ antiporter NhaC family protein gives rise to the protein MSEFGVLSLVPPVLAIALAIATRRPMLSLFLGIWSGAVIHTGGLGIAQTFDWIVGAIIVDDGFHVQILVFTLLLGSGVALIWRLGGAIAVRRWSMNRLESQRTVGVTTWLLGIAMFFDDYANTAIVGSTMREISDELRVSREKLAYIVDSTAAPVATLGISSWVAFQLSLIGSAYEDMGVASEAPTAFATFVGSIPYNTYAILAIVMVGIVVYTGRDYGEMLDAEHRARTTGAVNREDAQPLQKVEDDLGKPIDDRPMLRTFFAPVVVLIAVTLAGAFWTGYRSWRSSQAEAGASTSLGAAANDTGIAQVLIDVVGAGDFATALIWGSFAMVVTAVAIGLGYGLFDIGDGVDTVIDGFGIMLTAVTILVLAWTISSVAETLGTGEYVASLVEPYLTAELLPVLILFAAAFVAFTMGSSWATMGLVTPIAIRVAYEFGAGFDLVPIAVGAVFSGAIFGDHASPISDTTVLSATFSGADLIDHVRTQLPYALTVFLVVVGCYLLNGYLGVPPIVFLPLGVVALVGLVIGLSRLDAERKGIEPVPTEPAADLAERDADSPEGSG
- a CDS encoding OBG GTPase family GTP-binding protein, producing MGLEEEIEEIEEEIANTPYNKSTEAHIGRLKSKLAEKKEKLEKQQSGSGGGGGYSVEKHGDATVALVGFPSVGKSSLLNSLTNAESETGSYEFTTLDVNPGMLQHRGANIQMLDVPGLIEGAASGKGDGQQVLAVVRNADLIVFVLSVFEIDQYDRLQEELYDINIRVDQEPPRVTVRPKIKDGIKITSSTEQDLDEQTIQDVLRDQGYVNADLNLQENVTIDRLVDGLMENREYIPSITCVNKVDLIEPDYKETVDEQLRERDLDPEEVTFISAEKEKGLEALKDRIWNNLGMIRVYMDKPGRGIDWEEPLVIEEGTTVGEAIEKLGGEMEERFRFARVTGPSATHDEQQVGKDHVLEDEDVLKLILRR
- a CDS encoding VOC family protein; the encoded protein is MDGTLDHTMIRVADLEESLEWYRTHLEYEEKDRYEGDGFTIVYLGPEEMHEDGAMLEITHNEGEEPEVGDAWGHVAVRVPEGELEDYYQQLMDEGVEDYRDPESCGGRYAFVKDPDGHEIEIVQRDQGALWSLDHTMIRVEDADAALGFWTRKFEYDEVGRWEADTFANYFVEPSDAAPEAMSVELTYNYDGRSYEMGDAWGHLCVRIDDLHEDWKRLMTREAADYRDPESCDDMYAFTKDQDGHEIELIERDLEADSLFPF